A single window of Coriobacteriia bacterium DNA harbors:
- a CDS encoding PAS domain S-box protein — protein sequence MCPNKADRLLGLILETIPDLVWLKDNEGVYLSCNPSFARFFGVTEAEIIGKTDYDFVDAEIADSFREHDRNAAAAGAPTVNEEWITYASDGRRALVETVKTPAFDEAGNPIGILGIAREVTELREAQNTIGEREGYLRALVDNFPFLVWLKDTESRFLTVNSAFAQASVGGTPADVEGRTDLDVWPRDLADAYRADDKTVLESRQSKNVEEEISEGGERRWFETFKAPVIDGSGQLLGTVGFARDISKRKQAEEALRSRDALLSGLARVTDCMLSEKELTGANIADALCELGQATGVDRVYIFENIPGEPGTRGLLSQRYEWSVDDVDAQIDNPDLQDIPWDDVAPRWYDTFVAGGYIAGNVVDFPQDERDALEPQDIVSLLALPIEANGKIWGFIGFDVCKGERAWTETEASLLKATAKSFAVTVERMRADVALRESEENFSAFFEAIDDMVSVATVDGRIIRSNSALRERLGYDESDLDGMHILDLHPAEAREDAEAVFDAILRGDRDSCTLPLITKDGEIVPVQTRIWFGKWNGVECVFGVSAEEDVY from the coding sequence CCCAACAAGGCTGATCGACTGCTCGGTCTGATTCTTGAGACGATCCCCGATTTAGTGTGGCTCAAGGACAACGAGGGTGTATACCTGAGCTGCAATCCGTCCTTCGCCCGCTTCTTCGGGGTGACGGAGGCCGAGATCATTGGGAAGACCGACTACGATTTCGTCGACGCCGAGATCGCCGACTCCTTCCGTGAGCATGACCGCAACGCTGCCGCCGCCGGCGCGCCAACGGTCAATGAGGAATGGATCACGTACGCATCGGATGGTCGTCGCGCCTTGGTGGAGACGGTCAAGACGCCCGCATTCGATGAGGCCGGCAATCCCATCGGCATTCTCGGCATCGCCCGTGAAGTGACTGAGCTGCGCGAGGCCCAGAACACGATCGGCGAGCGCGAGGGCTATCTGCGGGCGCTGGTCGACAACTTCCCGTTCCTGGTATGGCTCAAAGACACCGAGAGCCGCTTTCTCACGGTGAACAGCGCGTTCGCGCAGGCTTCCGTGGGCGGAACGCCTGCGGATGTCGAAGGACGCACCGACCTGGACGTGTGGCCCAGAGATCTCGCAGATGCGTACCGCGCAGACGACAAGACGGTGCTCGAGAGTCGACAGTCCAAGAACGTCGAAGAGGAGATCTCCGAGGGCGGGGAGCGTCGTTGGTTCGAGACGTTCAAGGCGCCGGTCATCGACGGCTCCGGACAGCTGCTCGGCACGGTGGGGTTCGCGCGCGACATCAGTAAGCGCAAGCAGGCGGAGGAGGCCCTACGCTCGCGTGATGCGCTGCTCTCCGGTCTCGCGCGGGTGACCGACTGCATGCTCTCCGAGAAGGAACTCACGGGCGCCAACATCGCTGACGCCCTGTGCGAGTTGGGCCAGGCTACCGGTGTCGACCGCGTCTACATCTTCGAAAACATCCCCGGCGAGCCTGGAACGAGAGGCCTACTGTCGCAGCGTTATGAGTGGTCCGTCGATGACGTCGACGCACAGATCGACAACCCCGACCTGCAGGACATTCCGTGGGATGACGTTGCACCGAGGTGGTACGACACGTTCGTCGCTGGAGGCTACATCGCCGGGAACGTAGTGGACTTCCCGCAGGATGAACGTGATGCACTCGAGCCACAGGACATCGTGTCTCTGCTCGCCCTCCCAATCGAGGCCAACGGCAAGATCTGGGGCTTCATCGGCTTTGACGTGTGTAAGGGCGAGCGGGCGTGGACCGAGACCGAGGCGAGCTTGCTGAAGGCGACCGCGAAGAGTTTCGCGGTGACGGTTGAGCGTATGCGGGCCGACGTCGCCCTCCGCGAAAGCGAAGAGAACTTCAGCGCCTTCTTCGAGGCGATCGACGACATGGTTTCGGTCGCCACCGTCGATGGGCGAATCATCCGGAGCAACTCCGCGCTTCGCGAGAGGCTCGGCTACGACGAGTCGGATCTCGACGGTATGCACATCCTCGATCTTCATCCCGCCGAGGCCCGAGAGGATGCCGAGGCTGTGTTCGACGCGATTCTCAGGGGCGATCGCGACAGTTGTACGCTGCCGCTCATCACCAAGGACGGCGAGATAGTGCCGGTTCAGACGCGCATATGGTTCGGAAAGTGGAATGGCGTGGAGTGCGTCTTCGGTGTGTCCGCCGAGGAGGACGTGTACTAG